AGTTATTGAAAAAACCGCTTTGGTTTTCGGTCAAATGAACGAACCCCCCGGGGCAAGAATGCGTGTCGGACTAACCGGATTGACAGTTGCCGAATATTTCCGAGATAAAATGGAGCAGGACGTTTTATTGTTCGTTGACAATATCTTCAGATTTATTCAGGCAGGTTCAGAGGTGTCTGCGCTTTTAGGACGTATTCCTTCAGCTGTTGGTTATCAGCCAACACTTGCAACTGATATTGGTGCACTGCAGGAAAGAATCGCATCTACCAAAAAAGGTTCTATAACATCCGTACAGGCTGTTTATGTTCCTGCTGACGATTTAACTGACCCTGCCCCTGCAACAATTTTTGCTCACCTTGATGCGACCACCGTTTTATCAAGAGCGATTGTTGAAGAAGGAATCTACCCGGCAGTTGATCCGCTTGAATCCACCTCAAGATTGCTTGACCCAAGAATCTTAGGTTTGGAGCATTATGAGGTTGCGCGCCGCGTACAGGAAGTGCTTCAAAGGTATAAAGAATTGCAGGATATTATCGCCATTTTGGGTATGGATGATTTGACTGAGGAAGACAAACAAATCGTATTTCGTGCAAGAAAGATTAAAAAATATCTGTCTCAGCCATTCTTTGTCGCCACAAACTTTACCGGGTACGAGGGTAAATATGTTGCGCTAAAAGATACTATACGCGGTTTTAAAGAAATTGTCGACGGTAAAATGGATGATATTCCTGAGGCTGCCTTTTACATGAAAGGTACTATCGAAGAGGTTTATGATGCCGCTAAAACTATGTAGTAGTAGGTATTAATATGGCTAACAATTTATATTTAGAGATTATCACACCTAATAAAACTTTTTACTCTGATTATGTAGAAACGCTGACTCTCACTACTCCAAACGGCGAGATGGGCGTTCTAAGCGGACATATGCCGCTTGTTGCAGCTGTTTCGATCGGTGTCATAAAAATCAAGAAAGATGGTACATGGCTAGAGGCATATACGTCCGAAGGCTTTATGAAAATCGAACACGACAAAACTATTATATTTGTGGATACTGCAGAGTGGCCGGAAGAAATCGATGAAAACCGGGCACTGGCAGCTGCGGAAAGAGCAAGAGAAAGACTTCAAAGACAGCTTAGCAAGGTTGAATATATTAATTCTCGTGCTGCGCTGCAAAGAGCTATGTCAAGATTAAAAGTAAAAAGCGGCAGAAAATAGTATGGTTTCACTCCCCTAACCCCACAACAAAATCCACATAACGATAAAAAATCTTTAGTCAACAACTTTTGACTAAAGATTTTTTTAATTTTTAGATAAATTTTGCCCATATAGGTAAAATATTAATAATAATGACCGGAAACTTTGCTGCAGAATTCAAAAAAGTGAGTAATGTAAATGACTATAAAGTTAGAAGAATACAACGAAAAAAGAAATTTTGAAAAGACCAGCGAACCAATAGGCAAAACAGAAAAGCCCGAAGAACATCTAAAGTTTGTCGTCCAACATCATTCAGCCCGAAGAGATCACTATGACCTTCGTCTCGAATGGGACGGAGCTCTTTTGAGCTGGGCGGTTCCCAAAGGTCCCTCCTACAATACCCGTGACAAAAGACTAGCCGTACAAGTTGAAGATCATCCCCTAGAATACAGAAACTTTGAAGGGACTATTCCAAAAGGCGAATATGGCGGCGGGGTTGTAATGCTTTGGGATGAGGGCTACTGGGAGCCACAGGTTGATGTAAATAAAGGTCTCAGCGAAGGTTCGCTTAAGTTTATTCTAAAAGGGAGAAGACTTAAGGGAAAATGGGCTTTGATTCGACTCAAAGCTAAAGCGGGCGAGGATAAGAATAATTGGCTCTTACTAAAAGAAAAAGATGATTACACCAAAACAGAGGATGTGATTTCTGAATATACCGAAAGCATCAGAACCGGACGCAGCATGGTGGAAATTGAAGAAGGAAAAGCTGAAAAAACTACTCGAAATCCTTTTTTAAAGACAGATGTACAGCTTGCCAAACTAGTAAATACAATTCCAGATGATGAAGATTGGCTCTATGAGCTTAAGTACGACGGCTACAGGATTTTAGCATATGTAGAGGCCAACAATGTAAAGCTTCTAACCAGGAATGACAATGACTATACAAAGAGATTTCAAGACGTCGCTGTTTCCCTTGCCGATTGGGCGGCAGGAAGAGCTATGGTTCTGGACGGGGAAATGGTGATCACGGATGCGGAAGGCAAGACGGATTTTCAGGCTCTGCAAAACTATATGAAAA
The Bacillota bacterium DNA segment above includes these coding regions:
- the atpC gene encoding ATP synthase F1 subunit epsilon, with protein sequence MANNLYLEIITPNKTFYSDYVETLTLTTPNGEMGVLSGHMPLVAAVSIGVIKIKKDGTWLEAYTSEGFMKIEHDKTIIFVDTAEWPEEIDENRALAAAERARERLQRQLSKVEYINSRAALQRAMSRLKVKSGRK
- the atpD gene encoding F0F1 ATP synthase subunit beta, with product MNTGYIIQVIGPVIDIRFDSGELPKIYNAIKIDNKGNTITAEVMQHLGNNTVRCVSMTTSEGLVRNLPAVDTGSPIKIPVGKGTLGRVMNVLGEAVDKQGELTAEEYWPIHRDAPSFEEQTPATEVFETGIKVIDLLAPYAKGGKIGLFGGAGVGKTVLIQELIRNIATEHGGYSVFTGVGERSREGNDLWHDMTESGVIEKTALVFGQMNEPPGARMRVGLTGLTVAEYFRDKMEQDVLLFVDNIFRFIQAGSEVSALLGRIPSAVGYQPTLATDIGALQERIASTKKGSITSVQAVYVPADDLTDPAPATIFAHLDATTVLSRAIVEEGIYPAVDPLESTSRLLDPRILGLEHYEVARRVQEVLQRYKELQDIIAILGMDDLTEEDKQIVFRARKIKKYLSQPFFVATNFTGYEGKYVALKDTIRGFKEIVDGKMDDIPEAAFYMKGTIEEVYDAAKTM